The nucleotide window TTGGGGGTGCCATGGCCACTACAGGCCCTTGAGTAGCTCCGTCCCTTCATGCAAGTTTAGTTTGGTGGGATGTGATTCCTCTTTTCATTGTTTTGACTTCCAATAATGATCGTTTAagtcttcctcaatttcattTTGATTAGCTAATTTTGTTTAATGTATGTTGTGTTCTATTGTGGAGGTTTCGACTTCGTTCCCCTCTTTTTAtctctattttttctttaataacaTGGGGTGGGAAGAAGGTTTTTTTTGCCTCACTTATCCCTCTTtttgaaggaaaacaaaagctATATATATTAGTAGAGCTACCAAATGAACAGAGTTCTGTGTACGAATAGGAATTAAAGAATAAATGAAATTCGACCAACACTCAGCGTACGTGGTTTGCAGCACAAGCTGCTAACGAAGTTGTTAATTAGAACTTAGAACAGCTCTGTTAGTTAGTTCAAAGTATAGTATGTATTAATTTTGAGGGGCTAAGCATAGTATATATTAATTGGCCGGGGTCTAGACACCCCCTgtataaaaaattataaatccTTCTGAATTGGAGAAGAATACACAAATCGAATTCACAGTAATTTGCCATCATCATCATGATTTCCCCTATCTGCCTCTTCgtgttttctttcattttttcatgTTCCTATGCTTCGCATGTCCAAGACTTCTGTGTTGCAGACTACGCAGCTCCCCAAGGCCCCGCAGGCTACTCATGCAAAGACCCTGCAAAGGTTACTGTTGATGATTTCGTCCACTCGGGCCTTGGGGTGCCTGCTAACACTTCAAATAGGTACAAGTTTGGATTCACATCTGCATTTTCTTTTAACTTCTCCGGCCTCAATGGCCTCGGTGTTTCCTTGGGTCGGACAGACGTGGAAGTTGGTGGTGTTGTCCCTATCCACTCTCACCCGGGAGCTACCGAATTGGTAGTTATTGAGGAAGGAAGTTCGATAATTGGCGGGTTCATTGCCTCGAACAACAAGGTTTATCAAAAGCCCCTGAACAAGGGTGACACTATGGTTCTTCCTCAAGGCTTGTATCACTTCTTTGTGAATCAGGGTA belongs to Rosa chinensis cultivar Old Blush chromosome 4, RchiOBHm-V2, whole genome shotgun sequence and includes:
- the LOC112200918 gene encoding auxin-binding protein ABP19a, producing MISPICLFVFSFIFSCSYASHVQDFCVADYAAPQGPAGYSCKDPAKVTVDDFVHSGLGVPANTSNRYKFGFTSAFSFNFSGLNGLGVSLGRTDVEVGGVVPIHSHPGATELVVIEEGSSIIGGFIASNNKVYQKPLNKGDTMVLPQGLYHFFVNQGKTPAIIYAAFSSESPTVQLLDTSLFKNGLASVIIAKTTLLDVAQVHKIKKLFGGTN